The window GTTGGTATTAACAAATTGCTTGGGTGCTGTGGGAAGAGCTGGCAGGAGCAGCGCTGCAAGGAacgcgggggtggggtggggcgcgGCGCTAAGAGGGCGCTAAGGGGGTGCTCAGGGGGCGCTAAGGGGATGCTAAGGGGGCGCTGAGGGGCGCCTGCCAGTGGGCTCAGCGATACTCCGATGCTCCGGGGCCTTTTCGGCTGGGAACGACCCACCTGTGATGACAGAAGCCCCTTGGAGCTGCGGAGCGGCCCTACAGGGGGGCAGTGGAGCCGCGAGTCCAAGGCACAGCGGCTGACCGCGTTTGGGTAACTGGCCATTCCTTCAACTCCGCTTCTCGGGCGGGGACCTCGCCTGCTAGGCCTGACCGGTAGGCGTCTGTAGGTAGGCCTACTTCTTTATCTCCACATTTCCCGCGGATGTGTAGGTCTTCAGTATCTGACAAAAATAGCAGCGGGAAAGCGCGCGCCCCTGTTCAATCAGCGTTTATTGAGGCCTGTCCCAGCGCCGGCCACTCCCCACGCTGTGCCCACACTGTGCCCACGTGTGTCCACGCTGTCCCCACGCTGTGTCCACGCTGTCTCTCCCGAGAGAGCTGCAGTTGTGCCCAAAGCCAGGTTGTCGTGGCGGCCGCAGCGAGTCCGCGGGCGGCGGCCTCGGCTCACTGGAGGGAACGCGACGGTCAGGGCAGCTGCGGGCGGCGGGGACCCTCGGTAACGCGGGCGGGGCCCCGGTTCTGCTCCGCCCGCCCTGCTGAGATGGGGAGGGATCCTGGAGCTAGAAGGAACAGCACCGCAGGAGAGGAGCCTTCGTGGCTGGTCGGAGCCGCACACAGGGCAGCGCCCACCCAGGCCCGCGCAGCCCCCGCAACGCTTTCCCGGCGCGCACTGCCCCGGGAGGCCTGGTGGGCGGTGGGGCGTGGGCCAAGGCCCGGCGTCTCCCAAGGCCGGCCCCGGAGGCGGATCCTCGCCTGAGCCGTGTGGCCGCACCTTATGACACGGCTTCCGCGCTGCCATCCAGGTGCGGCCCGTCCGAAGGGGACACCCGAGCTTCCTCTCCCCTTTTCTCCCTGCCACGTGGGGGTCTGCAGATGGCAGGCGGGGCCCCACCGTGCCTCCGCACTGCCTGGCTGCGTGATCGCAGCGAACGCCAAGTGGGGAAGGCCGGCGGGAGGGCGGGTCAGGGGGGTTTGAGGAGCCGGGCCCCGCCAGGGCTCaccaggggcaggcactgggcgAGGATCCCGCTCCTGGGGGTGCAGCGCGAGCTGCTGGCTTCCGTGCGCCGGAGGCAGCACTTGCTCCTGCACTCGCCGTGATTGTTGCAGAAGTCTCCGTCCGGCTGGGGGGCGCGGCCGTGAGGCTCGGCCCTCCTGACCCCCCGACCCCCCTCCTGACCCCTCCTACACCCTCTCCACCCCCTTCTTGCCcactcctgccccccaccctccccgACACCCCGCCGCGCAGCCACGCAGCGCGGCCCACCTTGCGCCAGGGCACGCACTGGAAGAAAATGGTCTTGGGCGTGCAGAACCACTGAGGACTGTAGTGGTGCCGGACGCAGCAGCCGCTCTGGCACTCGGAGTGGTCCAGGCAGCTGTACCCGTTGGGCTAGAGAGAGGGACAAGTGCCCGCCGCCCGTCCCGCCCTGCCCGCAAGCTCGCCTCCCacccaccccgccccgccccgccccgccccgcacCTTCCGCCAGgacagacactgaagaaagaCGGTCTGGGGGCTGCAGAACTTCTGCGGGTTCAGGCTGGTGGTGACGCAGCAGTCGCTCTGGCACTCGGAGTGCTCC is drawn from Tamandua tetradactyla isolate mTamTet1 chromosome 5, mTamTet1.pri, whole genome shotgun sequence and contains these coding sequences:
- the LRCOL1 gene encoding leucine-rich colipase-like protein 1, yielding PNGYSCLDHSECQSGCCVRHHYSPQWFCTPKTIFFQCVPWRKPDGDFCNNHGECRSKCCLRRTEASSSRCTPRSGILAQCLPLVSPGGARLLKPP